The following proteins are co-located in the Primulina tabacum isolate GXHZ01 chromosome 11, ASM2559414v2, whole genome shotgun sequence genome:
- the LOC142519020 gene encoding uncharacterized protein LOC142519020, whose translation MGKTGRDWTQIYAIYGVDDWQTPLFLLIHAMGFSVLSVVFLIYFEPICLFLQHFFPGPASSRFAAGFTGSVTALSAVCLFFAAGNFFYSAVSLHWDMSQRIVSSVSDWSSVKHALDLGCGRGILLNAVAMQLKKSGSSGRVVGLNTARTQTRSSTVIPTRTLKTAGLEGVQEYVTCRPGDPRTLPFSDNYFDVVVSAAFVHRVGKEFGAKSAAAAAERMRVLCEAVRVLKPGGVGVVWDLVHVPEYVHRLNELKMEDIRVSDRVTAFMVNSHIVSFRKPRHHFVRSAEVRLDWRFNGLC comes from the exons ATGGGGAAAACAGGCAGAGATTGGACGCAGATCTACGCGATCTACGGTGTGGATGACTGGCAGACCCCATTATTCCTTCTCATTCATGCCATGGGCTTCTCTGTTCTCTCAGTTGTGTTCCTTATCTACTTCGAACCTATTTGCCTTTTCCTGCAACACTTTTTCCCGGGCCCTGCTTCGAGTCGCTTCGCCGCAGGTTTCACCGGCTCAGTCACAGCGCTCTCCGCTGTATGCCTTTTCTTCGCCGCCGGTAACTTCTTCTACTCCGCCGTGTCCCTTCACTGGGACATGTCCCAGCGCATCGTGTCCTCTGTCTCGGATTGGTCCTCCGTCAAGCACGCACTTGACCTGGGTTGTGGCCGGGGCATCCTCCTGAACGCAGTCGCTATGCAGCTCAAGAAATCCGGGTCCTCCGGTCGCGTTGTTGGGCTCAATACGGCCCGGACCCAGACACGCAGCAGCACCGTCATTCCTACACGTACCTTGAAAACCGCTGGCCTCGAGGGCGTCCAAGAGTACGTCACTTGCAG ACCAGGTGACCCAAGGACGCTACCCTTCAGCGACAACTACTTCGATGTGGTGGTATCTGCTGCGTTCGTACACAGGGTGGGTAAAGAGTTTGGGGCCAAGTCTGCTGCTGCTGCGGCAGAACGCATGAGGGTGTTGTGTGAGGCGGTGAGGGTGCTGAAGCCTGGCGGCGTGGGGGTTGTGTGGGACCTGGTGCATGTGCCGGAGTACGTGCATCGGCTGAATGAGCTGAAGATGGAGGATATCCGGGTCTCGGATCGGGTCACGGCGTTTATGGTCAACAGCCATATCGTTTCGTTTCGGAAGCCACGTCATCATTTCGTGAGGTCCGCAGAAGTGAGATTAGATTGGAGATTCAATGGTCTTTGTTGA
- the LOC142518148 gene encoding uncharacterized protein LOC142518148: MAVAVAAASIAPKSFLALRGPKQSNPFYNTPVKLSFFHTNHSRRSLHVVGSVAGEFDVIPVQSDDIVDQKSGALFSGKEAEGTEVDLVVGGFASDASGRLTLEGAVGFSTSASGAAGSDSVDGESQLEMARLVDRTINASIVLAAGSFAIAKLLTIDHNYWHGWTLFEILRYAPEHNWNAYEAALVTNPVLAKMFISGVVYSLGDWIAQCYEGKPLFEFDRSRMFRSGLVGFSLHGSLSHYYYHFCEALFPFDDWWVVPAKVAFDQTAWSAVWNSIYFILLGVLRRDSPASIFSEWKATFWPMLTAGWKLWPFAHLITYGVIPVEQRLLWVDTVELVWVTILSTYSNEKSETRTSEVPTETNPTSSMER, translated from the exons ATGGCCGTAGCCGTCGCCGCCGCCTCTATCGCCCCAAAATCCTTCTTAGCTCTTCGTGGGCCCAAACAGAGCAACCCTTTCTACAACACTCCCGTCAAACTTAGTTTCTTCCACACAAATCATAGTCGTCGTTCCTTACATGTTGTTGGTTCGGTGGCCGGTGAGTTTGACGTCATCCCCGTCCAGAGTGATGACATAGTGGATCAAAAAAGCGGCGCCTTGTTCTCAGGAAAAGAAGCGGAAGGGACGGAGGTGGATCTGGTTGTAGGGGGTTTTGCCAGTGACGCTTCTGGAAGGCTGACTCTTGAGGGAGCTGTTGGCTTCTCAACCTCTGCTTCTGGTGCAGCTGGTTCGGACTCGGTCGATGGGGAAAGCCAGCTGGAAATGGCGAGACTTGTTGATAGGACCATTAATGCTTCTATTGTGTTGGCTGCTGGATCTTTTGCCATCGCCAAGCTACTTACCATCGATCATAATTATTGGCAT GGATGGACCCTTTTCGAAATATTGAGATATGCACCCGAACACAACTGGAATGCGTATGAGGCTGCTCTTGTAACAAATCCCGTCTTGGCGAAAATGTTTATCAGTGGAGTTGTTTATTCCTTGGGGGATTGGATCGCACAG TGTTACGAAGGGAAACCTCTGTTTGAATTTGACCGTTCACGTATGTTCAGATCTGGCCTAGTTGGTTTTTCACTTCACGGTTCCCTGTCGCACTATTACTATCATTTCTGTGAG GCTTTATTTCCTTTTGATGATTGGTGGGTTGTTCCTGCTAAAGTTGCTTTTGATCAAACAGCTTGGTCTGCTGTTTGGAACAGCATCTACTTCATTCTTTTAGGGGTCTTACGCCGTGACTCCCCTGCCAGTATCTTTTCTGAGTGGAAAGCTACTTTCTGGCCAATGTTAACG GCTGGTTGGAAGCTATGGCCTTTTGCTCATTTGATCACCTATGGCGTGATTCCTGTCGAACAAAGGCTTCTATGGGTTGACACAGTGGAACTTGTTTGGGTCACCATATTGTCTAC TTACTCAAACGAGAAATCTGAAACAAGAACGTCTGAAGTTCCCACTGAGACAAATCCAACATCATCGATGGAAAGATGA